tataactcttgttttattgttacttttgctactattttaaagtaatttgcttgctaagttgcaactatcttattgttatttaagtataaacactttttttttaatattttcaatttgttgggaaactttttttttaaacatttttagttttattttatgtattatatttttaaattttattttatataaaaaataatctaaaaaaattaatactggTGGGTTGGATCAAGCTTGAGTTTAGCATTTTAATCTGGGTTGAGCTTTTTATCGGGTTAGCTTTTTAGCTCGAAAATGTCTACCAAACAATTTtttaggtcatccctaggtgATTCAATACATGGATTCAATTAACtgaatttatccatttttagaACCTACAATTCAATTAACATTCGTGCTTtttgtgtatttatttataatttggtaTGCTTAACACACTTTTACCTATTCACAAtataataaattgaactaattattttaaaattaaataatctagAATCAATTATTATCGAACAAGATTTACAGTTTATACACACAATCCTATTTACATTCTCCTTAACCAATCACTCATATTTCTACAAGTTCGAATACAAACACAACACATACAAAAAGTAACTAAAAACATACTCTCCCCCAACAAACTTTATTCGGAGATTACCCGATTAGCTTGAAAAGTTCCTCTAGTTATGTCGGGCGATCTCCCCTTTGTTGCGATATGACAACTATCTCGGATCTCTTCATGCAAAATCTCAATTTCTtcgtgaaaaaaataaaaaataaaattgaaatcaaaataaatcatatgGGGAagacaaatttttattatatgctTAGTTTTTACTTCAAtgccaatttatttttatactattattttaatttttaatttttaaaatatataatatttagtaccaagcaaataaatttaatgatttaaaaacaatatttcacaaaattttaaaagacgatatcattaaaattacaaactctaATTGAAACGACATTTAAAGGGTAAAACGGTAAATAGATTATTGAACCTTCAATTAGAGACTTAAACCTGAACCGCTCAACTTTTGCAGTGTTCGTTGGTCTAAACGTTGAGCCATTTCAGTGGTCAAATAATTCTTCCAGTCTCCAACCTTCCCCTTCCGGaagaaaatgttattttctGTTTCACGATGTCTCCCGGTTTTAATTACTTCCAAGCCACTTAAATTGTCGAAACTGCACATCTTCACAATGTTTTCAGGCACCCCTTGTTGTTGTTCCTCTGACGAGAAAGGATATCCCATAAACTCTGCTGTTTTCTTAAGATACAAAACAGTATCTTCAACCAAATCTTCGTATTTCAAGAACATTAACTTGTCCGGACGTTCCAAACTTGCTTTCCAGTACCCCAAAACATGGTCCCAATAAGGCCCAAACATACTTACACCTTCATAAAACAATTCGAACGCTTCATCAAGTTGAATGGGTTGAGTATTTTGGGATTTGCAGTGCCCTGCAATGAAATGATACAATGAAACAAATGTATCTTTGGGGTCCCTGCAAATGTAAATAAGTTTACAACCAGAATCAATTATAGATCTGGGTAAGAAAGAATAAGGAAGATGAGTGGCTAAAAGAGGAATTCCAAGATGTCGATTAGTGGAAAACTGGGCATGATCGAACTCCATGAAAGGCACAACATCATGGGGCATCTTGGAAAGTAAAGGGGTGGTGGAATCATTGTATGAAGTTCTTGTAATAGTGGCGAAAGTGAGGGATTTTAACCAGGCTGTGCCTGTTCTTGGAGAGCTACAAAGGATGATATCAGTTGGTTGAGCCTGGAATTGTTGTTGAGCCGACAACGCTCCTTGTAGAAAACGCGGGGTGAACCAAAAACcttgatattgatattgatctTCGGAAAAACCCCAACAATTCTCTTTAGGCAGAGTAGATATCATCTCTTCAAAAGATTTTTGAAGCacatctctattttgtttctcaAGATGGGATTCCATGAGGGACAGGCTAACGACTGCAAATACTATGTTATACAAGCGTGGCTTTGTAAATAGGCTGCcactcttctttctcttttacaaGGAGGCAGTGGGGTGGAAtgatatttttcaatatataaagaaatactaaaatgaaaatataaataaaaagaaaaagaaaaaatcattaTCTCTATTATTTCCccaatcaataaaaaataaattgcaaacAATGCTCGCTGTCGCCCTACTTAACACACATTTGTAAGGACTTGAAGACAGGGCAGACCTAGTCGACCCATCCATTCAAGTGCAGCACCCAATGattgtcaatttttaaaattatttacagAAATAAACCActccaaaaatcatttttttaaaatattataaatataagttattttttttaaaaaatctacgAGACCCAGAGTGGTAACATCGTTGTTTTAAAAGTAATATAGGATATGAGATATGTGTATACATAAACTCATAAATATGTTTACAGCTAGACAATGTGAGATTCCATCAtgttttaactaataatataatatgaaaggctacattatttttatatatttttacaaaataatttctattttttattttgttaatatttttcatattataaaattatcttttgagATGTTTAATCTTGttgcattttaaaattgtttggtACTAGATagtattttttgtaattttaaaaatcgataTCTCCTTTTTTtaggattaaaaattaatgagtatagtaaaatattttaaaaaatttatcacttaattataaaatgttataaaatagtcatttaattatgtttttgaatCATCTGTgcatgaaaagttaaaaattgccattcaattattcaatttttcttttttctttttttgctacGTACATCAAATTCAAGATAATTGGGAGACAAAAAATgctaatagttgagtgatcattttaaagtttttgtaaTTCAATAGTAAAAAAATCATAGTGAAGTGActactaatgtaatttaatctagatataaaaatatgaaaaataattattatattttatgtataactttttaattgaaataatggaaaattattttaaaaaatagaattgtGTGGAAttcaattgaatgatgaatttatgtgtggaattaaattgaatattgatttgagaatggaaaagtgaattttggattgaattgtgattgaaagtgaaaaagatgaatttgaattgaaatctgAATTTGgagaccctattaactagtcgggctgagtcggatatagttggcatgccataggattggaagagttcagggatacttcgacctcaagtcgatgagacattgggtgtcaCTATCtttcttcggatagattcgatgaggtactgggtaccaactttcttcggctttgccgacgagacactgggtgtcaattatTACTttgaactatccgatgaggcactaggtgccattctggtgtgtttggttggatccgtgtatctgcCAAAGTCCTAGTCTTGTAAATAGGGGCAAATAAATGAAATAgcaaaaattgaatgaaaatgatcGACTTTGGTCATGA
This sequence is a window from Gossypium raimondii isolate GPD5lz chromosome 5, ASM2569854v1, whole genome shotgun sequence. Protein-coding genes within it:
- the LOC105768487 gene encoding flavonol sulfotransferase-like, with the protein product MESHLEKQNRDVLQKSFEEMISTLPKENCWGFSEDQYQYQGFWFTPRFLQGALSAQQQFQAQPTDIILCSSPRTGTAWLKSLTFATITRTSYNDSTTPLLSKMPHDVVPFMEFDHAQFSTNRHLGIPLLATHLPYSFLPRSIIDSGCKLIYICRDPKDTFVSLYHFIAGHCKSQNTQPIQLDEAFELFYEGVSMFGPYWDHVLGYWKASLERPDKLMFLKYEDLVEDTVLYLKKTAEFMGYPFSSEEQQQGVPENIVKMCSFDNLSGLEVIKTGRHRETENNIFFRKGKVGDWKNYLTTEMAQRLDQRTLQKLSGSGLSL